The Tenebrio molitor chromosome 3, icTenMoli1.1, whole genome shotgun sequence genome contains a region encoding:
- the LOC138126487 gene encoding transmembrane protein 47 isoform X3: MAENQIAQVIAFICGLIVIILMIMGLASTDWLMAAGWRQGLFMHCIEENAPQPLPFNMQEPPGCYQSRDAAYIQAAAGLCVITLVTDLVATILTGFGLKTKDHHSKYKCYRSAVIVMGLALVSILIALIIYPVCFAAELNQGNRTIWEFGWAYGVGWGAAIFLFGGVVLLMCDKESEEIYYKERKIVHDNDSRA, translated from the exons ATGGCGGAAAATCAGATCGCACAG GTGATAGCTTTCATATGCGGGCTCATAGTGATAATCCTGATGATAATGGGCCTGGCGTCGACCGACTGGCTGATGGCGGCGGGCTGGAGGCAGGGCCTCTTCATGCACTGCATCGAAGAAAACGCACCCCAACCGCTCCCGTTCAACATGCAAGAACCGCCCGGATGTTACCAATCTAGGGATGCAG CGTACATCCAAGCAGCCGCCGGTCTCTGCGTGATCACCCTCGTCACCGACCTGGTGGCGACCATCCTCACCGGTTTCGGCCTGAAAACCAAAGACCACCACTCCAAATACAAGTGCTACCGTTCCGCTGTGATAGTAATGGGTTTGGCCC TGGTATCAATACTCATCGCCCTGATCATATATCCGGTGTGCTTCGCCGCCGAACTGAACCAAGGTAACAGGACGATATGGGAGTTTGGCTGGGCGTACGGAGTGGGTTGGGGCGCCGCGATCTTCCTCTTCGGCGGCGTGGTGCTGCTGATGTGCGACAAAGAGAGCGAGGAGATCTACTATAAGGAACGAAAAATCGTGCACGATAACGATTCGAGGGCCTAG
- the LOC138126484 gene encoding zinc finger protein 569 — translation MEDNFALAWEDSATVVQGEEVICSIENEILPAETEEFTGIQQAEETVQTEGEPEQEGNIVYITEDNVLVMQPTHTANFQEEFMEVAEEIVTEQWDESCPEEIVVGSEEAVGGTEEQASEDFDIPLPTDQDEYTASRPYPCDFCSRRFRKKANLMNHMVAHQTDRPHGCNLCGVRYIRKCDLMNHLKIHAYIPETDGLEEEDVQQLDESDVEKGRTKRNKPFSSRRKKTKVKEEYDSYEGDDTVASSSRSYNYVDEDMRLMEAMENNVKGDYTDYTEYMTENQPVEVRYPITDPRKPFVCQHCGVGFAREKALASHARIHGGDSPFECQKCGEMFWDVALMREHLRNKHGDIEDFDDDEDEDYSEEETKYGTFYCSTCGLSFHRQDNLKRHQRVHIKEEFINDHEFGHICNVCGESFPEALDLLAHAEVHARGSEHRCMICGEVCNDDQAVAAHVQSKHGKNLPPNTCMLCGRTCKDRRTLLKHSWEHSKEKSFACSKCAKTFHNKARLKRHMLSHRNKIVSCDVCGEEFPDGRSLMNHRHSHSSLSGRQFPCRECGKTFGSRSSQQIHIRIHTGERPYGCRFCWKAFADGGTLRKHERIHTGEKPYACAVCPRAFNQRVVLREHIRSHHSGPDPKYTHSVTPYCCSVCSDMFATSQDLIVHLIHHCDLNTAMKRQPQVGPRKYKRRRKLKPHELEMISNKADDEVEEEEEHHYTDSEEERELRKKNNRKKKSSPKPTLNETYTDLYNSCSSAIENINSIVNSKATSKSKRKIKTEPAVPSRPKMIHTQKTRVPVETGEDGKVRHKTKTLVTRTQPTELKSATGERIRPRTKNVSYHILNTEKLPLATFPDDDTEQAVSNLLKEDQHYDHSNGVVYMEQAEQPPEVASEQIVETDNGPVPTNIIKVTSTPTQLHNLRPGRTIIGPGSKVVRLVKGGMIITKNKRMEPENILPDIETVEAREEVKVKQEVVDPSPLHELAELSMQHAQNMFKCEMCSAVFSDRAKLLDHVPIHI, via the coding sequence ATGGAAGATAATTTCGCTTTAGCTTGGGAAGACTCTGCGACCGTCGTCCAGGGCGAGGAAGTCATCTGCAGCATAGAGAATGAGATCCTCCCGGCGGAGACGGAAGAATTCACCGGAATTCAACAAGCGGAGGAAACGGTCCAGACCGAGGGCGAACCCGAACAAGAGGGTAACATCGTCTACATAACCGAAGACAATGTCCTCGTCATGCAGCCGACTCACACGGCCAACTTCCAGGAGGAATTCATGGAAGTGGCCGAAGAGATCGTTACCGAACAGTGGGACGAGAGCTGTCCCGAAGAGATAGTCGTGGGGTCGGAAGAAGCCGTTGGGGGCACCGAAGAACAAGCCAGCGAAGATTTCGACATACCGTTGCCGACAGATCAGGATGAGTACACGGCATCCAGGCCGTATCCTTGCGATTTCTGCAGCAGAAGGTTCAGAAAGAAGGCGAATCTGATGAACCACATGGTGGCCCACCAGACGGACAGACCCCACGGATGCAACCTGTGCGGGGTCAGGTACATAAGAAAGTGCGATCTGATGAACCACTTGAAGATACACGCGTACATACCCGAGACGGACGGGCTCGAAGAAGAAGATGTCCAGCAGTTGGACGAGTCAGACGTGGAGAAGGGTCGCACTAAGAGAAACAAACCTTTCTCGAGCAGGAGAAAGAAGACCAAAGTCAAAGAAGAGTACGACTCGTACGAAGGCGACGACACCGTCGCGTCGAGTTCTCGCTCGTACAACTACGTGGACGAAGACATGCGCTTGATGGAGGCCATGGAGAACAACGTCAAAGGCGACTACACCGACTACACGGAATATATGACGGAGAACCAGCCGGTGGAGGTGAGGTATCCGATCACCGACCCGCGCAAACCGTTCGTCTGTCAGCACTGCGGCGTGGGGTTCGCCCGCGAGAAGGCCCTGGCGTCGCACGCACGAATCCACGGCGGCGACAGCCCCTTCGAGTGCCAGAAATGCGGAGAGATGTTCTGGGACGTGGCTCTGATGCGCGAGCACCTCCGGAACAAGCACGGCGACATTGAGGATTTCGACGACGACGAAGACGAGGACTACTCCGAAGAGGAGACGAAATACGGCACCTTCTACTGCTCGACCTGCGGCCTGTCGTTCCACCGCCAGGACAACCTGAAGCGCCACCAGAGGGTGCACATCAAGGAGGAGTTCATCAACGACCACGAGTTCGGACACATCTGCAACGTCTGCGGCGAGTCGTTTCCTGAAGCGTTGGACCTGCTGGCCCACGCGGAGGTCCACGCCCGGGGGTCGGAGCACCGCTGCATGATCTGCGGCGAGGTTTGCAACGACGACCAGGCGGTGGCGGCGCACGTGCAGTCCAAGCACGGCAAGAATCTGCCCCCGAACACGTGCATGTTGTGCGGACGGACCTGCAAAGACAGGCGCACCTTGCTGAAGCACTCGTGGGAGCACTCGAAGGAGAAGAGTTTCGCGTGTTCGAAGTGCGCCAAGACTTTCCACAATAAGGCGCGCCTGAAGAGGCACATGCTGTCGCACAGGAACAAGATAGTGTCGTGCGACGTCTGCGGCGAGGAGTTCCCCGACGGGAGGTCTCTGATGAACCACCGACACAGTCACAGCAGTCTCTCCGGGAGACAGTTCCCTTGTCGAGAGTGCGGCAAGACATTCGGATCGCGCAGTTCCCAACAGATCCACATCAGGATTCACACAGGGGAGAGACCCTACGGATGCAGGTTCTGCTGGAAGGCCTTCGCCGACGGCGGAACCCTGCGAAAGCACGAACGAATCCACACCGGAGAAAAACCGTACGCTTGCGCAGTATGTCCCAGAGCGTTCAACCAAAGAGTTGTCTTGAGGGAACACATCAGGTCCCACCACTCGGGCCCCGACCCCAAATACACCCACAGCGTCACCCCCTACTGCTGTTCGGTCTGTTCGGACATGTTCGCCACCTCGCAAGACCTCATAGTCCACCTGATCCACCATTGTGATCTGAACACCGCCATGAAGAGACAGCCCCAAGTCGGCCCCAGGAAGTACAAGCGCAGAAGGAAACTGAAACCGCACGAACTCGAAATGATTTCCAACAAAGCCGACGACGAGGTGGAGGAAGAGGAAGAACATCATTACACAGATTCCGAAGAAGAAAGAGAGTTACGGAAGAAGAACAACAGAAAGAAGAAGAGCTCGCCGAAGCCGACTTTGAACGAAACCTACACAGATCTGTACAACAGTTGCTCTTCGGCCATCGAGAACATCAACTCGATCGTGAATTCGAAGGCTACCTCCAAATCGAAGAGGAAGATCAAGACGGAACCGGCGGTACCGTCGAGACCCAAGATGATACACACGCAGAAGACAAGAGTGCCCGTCGAGACAGGCGAAGATGGAAAAGTAAGACACAAGACTAAGACTCTCGTGACGAGGACTCAACCGACCGAGTTGAAGTCCGCCACCGGGGAGAGAATAAGACCCAGAACTAAAAACGTCAGTTATCACATCTTGAACACTGAGAAGTTGCCGTTGGCGACGTTCCCCGATGACGACACAGAGCAAGCCGTGAGCAATCTATTGAAAGAGGACCAGCACTACGACCACAGCAACGGAGTGGTGTACATGGAGCAAGCCGAACAGCCGCCAGAGGTCGCTTCCGAGCAAATCGTCGAGACCGACAACGGACCAGTGCCAACCAACATAATCAAAGTGACGTCGACTCCCACACAGTTGCACAATCTGAGGCCCGGACGCACCATCATAGGGCCGGGCAGCAAAGTGGTGAGGTTGGTCAAGGGAGGCATGATCATAACGAAAAACAAGAGGATGGAACCGGAGAATATTCTGCCGGACATCGAGACCGTGGAGGCGAGGGAGGAAGTGAAGGTGAAACAGGAAGTGGTCGATCCCAGTCCTCTTCACGAACTGGCCGAGTTGTCGATGCAACATGCGCAAAACATGTTCAAGTGTGAAATGTGCAGTGCCGTTTTTTCTGATAGAGCCAAACTGTTAGATCACGTGCCCATACACATATGA
- the Cdc50 gene encoding cell cycle control protein 50A, with protein sequence MALESSEAAKTKKPSDSAFKQQRLPAWQPILTAGTVLPTFFVIGIAFIPVGIGLLYFSDEVKELVIDYTNCNQTKEVDKNNFTDTGIPCSEIIAADENINCTCILPFTLDSDFKGKVYMYYGLSNFYQNHRRYVKSRDDNQLLGRLDSDPSSDCSPFDKNKTGHPIAPCGAIANSLFSDILTLKKYNNHDAWDNVDLIRKGIAWDSDKNIKFRNPPGELEKAFSSFAKPLAWKKNIWELDQSDPENNGFQNEDLIVWMRTAALPTFRKLYRKIDHTQDGYKDGLLKGKYQLRVLYSYNVTPFDGSKRMILSTTSLLGGKNPFLGIAYIVVGCVCLLLGIVLLFIHIKCGKSTSEMINVNPRTNYQ encoded by the exons ATGGCACTGGAAAGTAGCGAAGCAGCCAAAACCAAAAAACCCTCAG ACAGCGCTTTCAAACAGCAGCGTCTTCCGGCGTGGCAACCCATCCTTACCGCGGGCACGGTCCTCCCCACGTTTTTTGTCATCGGAATAGCCTTCATTCCGGTCGGAATCGGCCTGCTCTACTTCTCAGATGAAGTAAAAGAACTTGTGATCGACTACACCAACTGCAATCAAACGAAAGAAGTGGATAAGAACAACTTTACGGACACCGGCATTCCCTGCTCCGAGATAATCGCCGCAGACGAGAACATCAATTGCACTTGCATCTTACCGTTCACGTTAGATTCCGACTTCAAGGGCAAAGTTTACATGTACTATGGCCTGAGCAACTTTTATCAAAACCACCGTCGGTACGTCAAGTCGCGCGACGACAACCAGCTTTTGGGGCGGCTGGACTCGGACCCGTCGTCCGACTGCAGCCCGTtcgacaaaaacaaaactggcCATCCTATAGCCCCGTGCGGGGCCATCGCTAATTCGCTATTCAGCGACATTTTGACGTTGAAAAAGTACAACAACCACGACGCCTGGGACAACGTCGACCTAATCAGGAAGGGCATCGCGTGGGACTCGGACAAGAACATAAAATTCAGGAATCCGCCCGGCGAGCTGGAGAAAGCTTTCAGCAGTTTCGCCAAACCTCTAGCGTGGAAGAAGAACATTTGGGAGTTGGATCAGAGCGACCCCGAAAACAACGGGTTCCAGAACGAGGACTTGATCGTGTGGATGAGGACGGCGGCCCTGCCGACTTTCAGGAAACTGTACAGAAAGATCGACCACACGCAAGACGGGTACAAAGATGGACTCCTCAAGGGGAAATATCAGTTGAGGGTGCTCTATT CCTACAACGTCACTCCGTTTGACGGCTCCAAACGGATGATTTTGAGCACCACTTCACTCCTAGGTGGGAAAAATCCTTTCTTAGGGATCGCCTACATCGTAGTGGGTTGCGTGTGCTTGCTCTTGGGCATCGTACTACTTTTCATACACATTAAATGCGGAAAAAG tACTAGTGAGATGATCAACGTTAATCCGAGGACTAACTATCAGTAA
- the Snm1 gene encoding protein artemis yields MSTFQGKLAEMPEISIDRFDGSNFEAEAFFLSHCHTDHMVGLQDPKFQQNLVENNRFLYLSHVSAQILKNMYPKIANNLVELDLHYPTTVPLKGRVLAVMPIPAGHCPGSVMFLFETDQNVLYTGDYRINPGDISKFKAFYDSYNNRKRIDAVYLDTTFFLKEYARFPKRGESLDEICTIIKEWISRSDKHVVGLNTSAKYGYEYLFMEIFKTLKMPVHVNDEIYEFYSRVPELDQAVTRSKHLTKIHSACGSTYTVICANTVAYKIKTIKISAFRWKSESLQNGISESHHNTHFVCYSTHASYEEGVELLKFLKPKKVEANVLHKKPTVDREILANIEENLRGGEEPETKKIKLFEVVEEERGEDVARVSADEDENFILDSPPRRLSTL; encoded by the coding sequence ATGAGTACGTTCCAAGGCAAGTTGGCCGAGATGCCCGAAATCAGCATCGATCGCTTCGACGGGTCGAATTTCGAGGCAGAAGCGTTCTTTTTGTCGCATTGCCACACTGACCACATGGTCGGATTGCAAGATCCCAAATTCCAACAGAATTTGGTCGAGAATAATCGATTTTTGTACTTGTCACACGTTTCGGCCCAAATACTCAAAAACATGTACCCAAAGATCGCAAATAATTTGGTGGAGCTCGATCTGCATTACCCGACGACTGTCCCTTTGAAAGGGAGGGTTTTGGCGGTGATGCCGATCCCAGCAGGACATTGTCCTGGATCAGTCATGTTTCTGTTTGAAACAGATCAGAATGTATTGTACACGGGGGACTACAGGATCAACCCCGGAGACATCTCCAAATTCAAGGCTTTTTACGACTCGTACAACAACCGAAAACGCATAGATGCGGTGTATTTGGATACGACATTTTTTCTTAAAGAGTATGCAAGGTTTCCCAAAAGAGGCGAGAGTTTAGACGAGATTTGTACTATCATCAAAGAGTGGATCTCGCGAAGTGACAAACACGTCGTCGGCCTCAACACCAGCGCCAAATACGGCTACGAATATCTCTTCATGGAAATCTTCAAAACGCTGAAAATGCCGGTCCACGTCAACGACGAAATCTACGAGTTCTACAGCCGAGTGCCGGAACTAGATCAAGCTGTGACTCGTTCTAAACATCTGACGAAGATTCACAGTGCCTGCGGTAGCACGTATACCGTTATTTGTGCCAATACTGTCGCCTACAAGATAAAAACGATCAAGATCTCGGCGTTTCGCTGGAAGAGCGAGAGTCTCCAGAATGGCATATCAGAGAGCCATCACAACACACATTTTGTGTGCTACTCGACCCACGCTTCGTACGAAGAAGGTGTCGAGTTACTCAAGTTTCTTAAACCCAAGAAAGTGGAAGCGAACGTGTTGCATAAAAAGCCAACGGTTGATCGCGAGATTTTGGCGAACATCGAGGAGAATCTGCGTGGGGGGGAAGAGCCTGAAACTAAGAAGATTAAATTGTTTGAAGTTGTGGAGGAGGAGAGGGGCGAAGACGTGGCGAGAGTCAGTGCAGACgaagatgaaaatttcatattAGATTCTCCCCCGCGACGACTATCCACTTTATGA
- the LOC138126487 gene encoding transmembrane protein 47 isoform X1, whose translation MAETTVVRVAAQNSRYRLVIAFICGLIVIILMIMGLASTDWLMAAGWRQGLFMHCIEENAPQPLPFNMQEPPGCYQSRDAAYIQAAAGLCVITLVTDLVATILTGFGLKTKDHHSKYKCYRSAVIVMGLALVSILIALIIYPVCFAAELNQGNRTIWEFGWAYGVGWGAAIFLFGGVVLLMCDKESEEIYYKERKIVHDNDSRA comes from the exons ATGGCTGAAACGACGGTGGTGCGAGTGGCGGCGCAGAACAGCCGGTACCGACTG GTGATAGCTTTCATATGCGGGCTCATAGTGATAATCCTGATGATAATGGGCCTGGCGTCGACCGACTGGCTGATGGCGGCGGGCTGGAGGCAGGGCCTCTTCATGCACTGCATCGAAGAAAACGCACCCCAACCGCTCCCGTTCAACATGCAAGAACCGCCCGGATGTTACCAATCTAGGGATGCAG CGTACATCCAAGCAGCCGCCGGTCTCTGCGTGATCACCCTCGTCACCGACCTGGTGGCGACCATCCTCACCGGTTTCGGCCTGAAAACCAAAGACCACCACTCCAAATACAAGTGCTACCGTTCCGCTGTGATAGTAATGGGTTTGGCCC TGGTATCAATACTCATCGCCCTGATCATATATCCGGTGTGCTTCGCCGCCGAACTGAACCAAGGTAACAGGACGATATGGGAGTTTGGCTGGGCGTACGGAGTGGGTTGGGGCGCCGCGATCTTCCTCTTCGGCGGCGTGGTGCTGCTGATGTGCGACAAAGAGAGCGAGGAGATCTACTATAAGGAACGAAAAATCGTGCACGATAACGATTCGAGGGCCTAG
- the LOC138126487 gene encoding transmembrane protein 47 isoform X2: MAQTTTIETVTITRPLKVIAFICGLIVIILMIMGLASTDWLMAAGWRQGLFMHCIEENAPQPLPFNMQEPPGCYQSRDAAYIQAAAGLCVITLVTDLVATILTGFGLKTKDHHSKYKCYRSAVIVMGLALVSILIALIIYPVCFAAELNQGNRTIWEFGWAYGVGWGAAIFLFGGVVLLMCDKESEEIYYKERKIVHDNDSRA, from the exons GTGATAGCTTTCATATGCGGGCTCATAGTGATAATCCTGATGATAATGGGCCTGGCGTCGACCGACTGGCTGATGGCGGCGGGCTGGAGGCAGGGCCTCTTCATGCACTGCATCGAAGAAAACGCACCCCAACCGCTCCCGTTCAACATGCAAGAACCGCCCGGATGTTACCAATCTAGGGATGCAG CGTACATCCAAGCAGCCGCCGGTCTCTGCGTGATCACCCTCGTCACCGACCTGGTGGCGACCATCCTCACCGGTTTCGGCCTGAAAACCAAAGACCACCACTCCAAATACAAGTGCTACCGTTCCGCTGTGATAGTAATGGGTTTGGCCC TGGTATCAATACTCATCGCCCTGATCATATATCCGGTGTGCTTCGCCGCCGAACTGAACCAAGGTAACAGGACGATATGGGAGTTTGGCTGGGCGTACGGAGTGGGTTGGGGCGCCGCGATCTTCCTCTTCGGCGGCGTGGTGCTGCTGATGTGCGACAAAGAGAGCGAGGAGATCTACTATAAGGAACGAAAAATCGTGCACGATAACGATTCGAGGGCCTAG
- the LOC138126487 gene encoding transmembrane protein 47 isoform X4 — protein MIMGLASTDWLMAAGWRQGLFMHCIEENAPQPLPFNMQEPPGCYQSRDAAYIQAAAGLCVITLVTDLVATILTGFGLKTKDHHSKYKCYRSAVIVMGLALVSILIALIIYPVCFAAELNQGNRTIWEFGWAYGVGWGAAIFLFGGVVLLMCDKESEEIYYKERKIVHDNDSRA, from the exons ATGATAATGGGCCTGGCGTCGACCGACTGGCTGATGGCGGCGGGCTGGAGGCAGGGCCTCTTCATGCACTGCATCGAAGAAAACGCACCCCAACCGCTCCCGTTCAACATGCAAGAACCGCCCGGATGTTACCAATCTAGGGATGCAG CGTACATCCAAGCAGCCGCCGGTCTCTGCGTGATCACCCTCGTCACCGACCTGGTGGCGACCATCCTCACCGGTTTCGGCCTGAAAACCAAAGACCACCACTCCAAATACAAGTGCTACCGTTCCGCTGTGATAGTAATGGGTTTGGCCC TGGTATCAATACTCATCGCCCTGATCATATATCCGGTGTGCTTCGCCGCCGAACTGAACCAAGGTAACAGGACGATATGGGAGTTTGGCTGGGCGTACGGAGTGGGTTGGGGCGCCGCGATCTTCCTCTTCGGCGGCGTGGTGCTGCTGATGTGCGACAAAGAGAGCGAGGAGATCTACTATAAGGAACGAAAAATCGTGCACGATAACGATTCGAGGGCCTAG